In Enterobacter ludwigii, the following are encoded in one genomic region:
- a CDS encoding response regulator — protein sequence MTVQQKAFKSRRRYNQWVTNQTLEDFALRYTPVSARRWSAKRVVMTALSAITFLALEAIGGALTLTYGFNYVGVAVILVSIIIFALSMPIAINAAKNGLDIDLLTRGAGFGYLGSTVTSLIYASFTFIFFALEAAIMAMALNMLFGLPLHFGYLIGSVVVIPLVTWGFTFISRFQQFTQFCWLALQLLPFIFILIREHHVLQNWIDFPGFITARDGSFDFLQLGAVCSVLLSLVSQVGEQVDQVRFLPKPQHPARWRWYGAVIAAGPGWVVIGAIKILLGSFLAVLAFNYGLGAEVASEPTHMYLVAFSYVTHSSSTLLALTGIFVVLSQLKINVTNAYAGSIAWSNFFLRLTNRHPGRVVWLFFNVGIALLLMELGVYRVFEDILGIYAVAATSWLGSVVADLTLNKWLKLRPAEIEFRRAYLYDINPVGIGSMTLAMLCGLSAWMGWLGHPLQVFASMLSLCLTFITAPFIAWLTRGRYYFSRTPVQVTATECCVCGNYFEKPEMSYCPFYQGSICSLCCSLDVQCNDTCKPHARYTEQASKLIGIFIKEKSLRKIDPRVWSFISILLLFSSVIGLLLMLVFAQMRDEFGSEQDLLAAALWKVFFILLIVTGVTTWLFVLTNKSRQIAQEELRLQSDRLMKEIIAHEATDRQLQQAKEDADDANQAKSRYLTGITHELRTPLNAMLGYAQLLERADDIPPARQRGIGIMRRSGEHLANLIEGLLDISKIEAGKLEIYREEVRIGDLVQQLVAMFEQQASDKGLTFHYNAPHWLPEAVMTDEKRLRQILINLLSNAVKFTDRGSVTLDFQYRSEVAFFSVHDTGIGIAPENLERIFKPFERVSGDSRRIGTGLGLTITRLLTYIMGGDLQVESIRGEGTTFKLTLMLPSYSGDAYQPAEPAVITGYPGKRHTLLVVDDDESHRQLMMDLLTPIGFTLLTAENGHVALHLARQNHIDLLLLDVAMPEMSGWELLRQLRNKGQLAPVIMISAEADEGKCRHFTGEGEVRYLVKPLRFPLLLENIGEILHLQWRTECQPPKQPEIHEPRSQLTRVQIESLKEMARLGYVRGFRELLDKHISANQISKAEGEKFAELLRRFRFKEIVESLERPEGEKNGNSKADGTYRR from the coding sequence AGGATTTTGCGCTCCGCTATACGCCGGTCTCGGCACGACGCTGGAGCGCAAAGCGAGTTGTTATGACAGCGCTCAGCGCAATTACCTTTTTGGCGCTTGAAGCCATTGGCGGCGCGCTGACGTTAACCTATGGATTTAATTATGTGGGGGTGGCGGTTATCTTAGTTAGCATTATTATCTTTGCGCTATCAATGCCGATTGCCATTAATGCCGCAAAAAACGGCCTGGATATTGATTTGCTGACCCGCGGCGCCGGATTTGGCTACCTTGGTTCCACGGTGACCTCGTTAATCTATGCTTCTTTCACCTTTATATTTTTCGCCCTGGAAGCCGCTATTATGGCGATGGCGCTTAATATGCTGTTTGGCCTGCCATTGCACTTTGGTTATCTGATTGGTTCCGTTGTTGTTATTCCCCTCGTCACCTGGGGGTTCACTTTTATTTCCCGTTTTCAGCAGTTCACCCAGTTTTGCTGGCTGGCGCTACAGCTATTACCCTTTATTTTCATTTTAATACGTGAACATCATGTGCTGCAAAACTGGATCGACTTCCCTGGTTTTATTACAGCCCGCGATGGTTCTTTCGATTTCCTTCAGCTCGGCGCCGTCTGTTCCGTACTGCTCTCACTGGTAAGTCAAGTGGGAGAGCAGGTCGATCAGGTTCGTTTTTTACCAAAGCCACAACATCCGGCCCGCTGGAGATGGTATGGCGCAGTAATTGCCGCAGGTCCGGGGTGGGTTGTCATCGGCGCCATCAAGATCCTGCTCGGCTCCTTCCTCGCCGTGCTGGCGTTTAATTACGGACTCGGCGCGGAAGTGGCCAGCGAACCCACCCATATGTATCTGGTGGCATTTAGCTATGTCACCCATTCATCATCAACGCTACTGGCATTAACCGGTATTTTTGTGGTGCTCTCCCAGCTCAAAATTAACGTCACCAATGCATATGCCGGCTCGATCGCATGGTCTAATTTTTTCCTGCGCCTGACCAATCGTCATCCAGGGCGCGTCGTGTGGCTGTTTTTTAATGTCGGTATTGCTCTGTTATTGATGGAACTTGGCGTTTATCGCGTATTTGAGGATATCCTGGGCATTTATGCGGTGGCGGCCACATCCTGGCTTGGCAGCGTGGTTGCCGATCTCACGTTAAATAAGTGGCTTAAATTACGACCCGCGGAAATAGAGTTTCGCCGGGCCTATCTCTACGATATCAATCCTGTCGGCATCGGTTCGATGACGCTCGCCATGCTCTGCGGTCTCTCAGCCTGGATGGGATGGCTTGGTCATCCTCTACAGGTTTTTGCCTCAATGTTATCGTTGTGTCTGACGTTTATCACCGCCCCCTTCATCGCCTGGCTGACTCGCGGACGTTACTATTTTTCCCGGACGCCGGTGCAGGTCACGGCAACGGAATGCTGTGTCTGCGGTAATTATTTTGAAAAACCAGAGATGAGCTATTGTCCTTTTTATCAGGGCAGTATTTGCTCACTATGTTGTTCTCTCGATGTCCAGTGCAACGATACTTGCAAACCTCATGCGCGCTATACGGAACAGGCTTCAAAGCTTATCGGGATATTTATTAAAGAAAAATCATTACGCAAAATTGATCCCAGAGTGTGGAGTTTTATCAGCATTTTGCTGTTATTCAGTTCCGTCATCGGTCTGCTTTTGATGCTGGTTTTCGCTCAGATGCGCGATGAATTCGGCAGCGAGCAGGACCTTCTCGCCGCGGCGTTATGGAAAGTTTTTTTTATCCTGCTTATCGTAACCGGCGTCACCACCTGGCTATTTGTCCTGACAAATAAAAGTCGCCAGATTGCGCAAGAGGAATTGCGCCTGCAAAGCGACCGTCTGATGAAAGAAATTATTGCCCATGAAGCGACGGACCGGCAATTGCAGCAGGCAAAGGAAGATGCCGACGATGCTAATCAGGCCAAAAGCCGCTATCTCACCGGCATTACTCATGAACTCAGAACGCCGCTCAATGCGATGCTGGGTTATGCGCAATTACTCGAACGTGCTGATGATATCCCCCCAGCCCGGCAGCGCGGTATCGGTATTATGCGCAGAAGCGGCGAGCATCTGGCTAATCTAATTGAGGGATTACTGGATATTTCGAAAATTGAAGCGGGAAAATTAGAAATATATCGTGAAGAAGTGCGCATTGGCGATTTGGTGCAGCAACTGGTCGCCATGTTTGAACAACAGGCCAGCGATAAAGGACTGACATTTCACTACAACGCCCCACACTGGCTGCCCGAGGCGGTGATGACGGATGAGAAACGCCTCCGGCAAATTCTTATCAATCTGCTTTCTAATGCGGTTAAATTCACGGACAGAGGCAGTGTAACCCTCGATTTCCAGTATCGTAGCGAGGTGGCGTTTTTCTCGGTTCACGATACCGGCATCGGCATCGCCCCTGAGAACCTGGAACGCATCTTTAAGCCTTTCGAACGCGTATCCGGCGATAGTCGTCGGATCGGGACGGGCCTTGGGCTGACGATTACCCGGCTTCTGACTTATATCATGGGTGGCGATCTCCAGGTGGAAAGCATCCGTGGCGAAGGCACAACGTTTAAACTCACCCTGATGCTGCCAAGCTATAGCGGGGATGCCTACCAACCCGCCGAGCCTGCGGTAATCACCGGATATCCAGGCAAGCGACACACCCTGCTGGTAGTTGACGATGATGAATCCCATCGGCAGCTGATGATGGATTTACTCACGCCCATAGGCTTCACGCTGCTAACAGCCGAAAATGGTCATGTCGCGCTACATTTAGCCCGGCAAAATCATATCGACCTTCTTCTTCTGGATGTTGCAATGCCTGAAATGTCGGGGTGGGAACTGCTACGTCAGTTACGTAATAAGGGACAATTAGCGCCGGTAATTATGATTTCTGCGGAAGCGGATGAGGGTAAATGCCGCCATTTCACTGGCGAAGGGGAAGTTCGCTACCTGGTTAAACCGCTGCGTTTCCCTTTACTACTGGAGAACATCGGTGAAATATTGCATCTCCAGTGGCGCACGGAATGTCAGCCGCCAAAGCAGCCGGAAATACATGAACCACGCTCGCAGCTTACCCGTGTCCAGATTGAGTCGTTAAAAGAGATGGCCAGATTGGGTTATGTGAGAGGGTTTCGTGAACTGCTGGACAAACATATTTCCGCTAACCAGATCAGCAAAGCCGAGGGCGAAAAATTTGCCGAGTTGCTGAGGCGCTTTCGATTCAAAGAGATAGTCGAGAGTCTTGAACGCCCGGAGGGAGAGAAAAATGGCAATAGCAAAGCCGACGGTACTTATCGTCGATGA